The proteins below come from a single Geobacillus thermoleovorans genomic window:
- a CDS encoding anti-sigma factor, producing MKHSHISEAKIVDWLLGMLPEQEKEDVSNHLKQCLECQRLLEAWKNIGLKEEAQYEAPPLSHKERIWAQAEAQKQTKRMRRGLRMAGGWIGAALAVFLFTLRLSAPSDGPAASHDRSDEPYRYQIVEQHTDIPIERIIHNPKTKQIPIEPSALFQQMDGTIWLNDDTKEMLMEIEGLPPFAARDYQLWIIYTNNEVKGELLTIRHGAARILITGEDVKQFKQIKASLEPKGGSAAPTGPETFTIDLEHE from the coding sequence ATGAAGCATAGCCATATTTCGGAAGCAAAAATCGTGGACTGGCTGTTAGGCATGCTGCCAGAGCAAGAAAAAGAAGACGTGTCCAACCATCTAAAGCAGTGCCTTGAATGCCAACGCTTGCTTGAAGCGTGGAAAAACATCGGGCTTAAGGAGGAAGCTCAATATGAAGCACCTCCCCTTTCTCATAAAGAGCGAATTTGGGCCCAAGCAGAAGCGCAAAAACAAACGAAGCGGATGCGGCGCGGTCTCCGCATGGCAGGCGGGTGGATCGGTGCAGCTTTGGCCGTTTTCCTTTTCACCTTGCGCCTTTCCGCTCCCAGCGACGGACCAGCCGCTTCCCATGACCGATCGGATGAGCCATATCGATACCAGATTGTCGAACAACATACCGACATTCCGATCGAGCGAATCATCCATAATCCCAAAACGAAACAAATTCCGATTGAGCCATCGGCGCTCTTTCAACAGATGGACGGCACGATTTGGCTCAATGACGATACGAAGGAAATGTTGATGGAAATTGAAGGGCTGCCGCCGTTTGCGGCCCGCGATTATCAATTGTGGATCATTTACACCAACAACGAGGTCAAAGGGGAACTGTTGACGATCCGCCACGGAGCGGCGCGCATTTTGATCACCGGCGAGGATGTCAAACAGTTCAAGCAAATTAAAGCGAGCCTCGAACCAAAAGGGGGAAGCGCGGCGCCGACCGGGCCGGAGACATTTACTATCGATTTGGAGCATGAATGA
- a CDS encoding sigma-70 family RNA polymerase sigma factor encodes MEDRRKDLELLEKIAEGSRAAFDRFYEKYAPMVYHIALRIVGDEVEAEDVSHDVFLEILQKPHQFDPKRGSVQAFLAVKTKSRSLDRLRKKRDLLVSRLEEAALTEKGAEFDFLRQLEQQVIIDALTHLPEEQRQAIIHFYFHGETQREIAAAMNKPLGSVKSLIRYGLRNLRKQKELFHWMGAGRGEEQHEA; translated from the coding sequence ATGGAAGACCGACGGAAAGACCTCGAACTGCTCGAGAAGATCGCCGAAGGCTCGCGCGCCGCCTTTGACCGTTTTTACGAAAAATACGCTCCGATGGTCTATCATATCGCTCTTCGGATCGTCGGCGACGAGGTGGAGGCGGAAGATGTCAGCCACGATGTGTTTCTCGAAATCTTGCAAAAACCGCATCAATTCGACCCGAAACGGGGAAGCGTTCAAGCCTTTCTTGCCGTGAAAACGAAAAGCCGGTCGCTCGACCGCCTGCGCAAGAAACGGGACCTTTTAGTGAGCCGCCTTGAGGAAGCAGCTTTAACAGAAAAGGGGGCGGAATTTGATTTTCTCCGCCAACTGGAACAACAAGTCATCATAGACGCTTTAACCCATCTCCCCGAGGAGCAGCGGCAAGCCATCATTCACTTTTACTTTCATGGGGAAACACAGCGGGAAATCGCCGCCGCGATGAACAAACCGTTAGGCTCCGTCAAGTCGCTCATCCGCTACGGCTTGCGCAATTTGCGGAAACAAAAAGAGCTGTTCCACTGGATGGGGGCTGGCAGAGGTGAAGAACAGCATGAAGCATAG